The Acidobacteriota bacterium genome contains the following window.
CGAACGTCGAACAATTAATTATGTTTTCCTGCTCCTTAATCATAAAAACTTCTGCCCCTTGTCTAAATCGTTACCACTCTCATTCTTCTCAAGATCTTCGCCAGCTCAATGCGGCCGCGGTTGATGCGTGATTTTACAGTTCCCTCGGGAATTCTTAGTACATCGACGATCTCCTGATAGGTCAGCTCCTCGATGTCACGCAGGATCACGCACGTTTTGAGATCCTCGGGTAATTTGTCAATTCCTTCCTGGACCTGGCTCGCGAGTTCTTTGCGTTCCATGTCCTTGTGGGCCGATGTTCCGGCGGCACGAAGGTGGTATTGGTGGTCGTCCACCGCGTCTGCCATCGTATTTTGCGGGTTACGCTGCCGATGGCGGTAATCGTCAATTATCAAATTGCGGGCTAGCCGCATCAGCCAATTCGCCAGATCGCCCTGTTTAGGATCGTATTGATCGAGCGAGCGATAGACCCGAATGAAAACATCCTGCGTCAGATCTTCGGCGGCGTCGATGTTGGAGGTAAAACGGTAAGCAAGATTGAAAATTCGTCGCGAAAACGAAGAGACAATGTCCTCCCAAGCCGCGCCGTCCCCTGCTCGGGCACGCCTGACGAGTTCCGCTCCATCAATTTCGGTCACAGCCTTTAATGCTTCCAACGCGTTTCTCTCCAGAAAACATCTTGCCCTAGGCCATTAAAACTACAAAGCACGCGGGCCTCGCCTTGTCAGAAATGTTTACGAACTCTAAAAACTAAAAGTTCCACTAAAAATATGCCAAAATCTCGCGATGTTGTCACCGTTCAACCGCGGTTGCTGATCGGCTAGCGATCGACACAAATTTCGGGGTACAGCAAACATTTGACAGATTCGCGATGTCCGCTCGCATTTCCTGGTCAGCCTGTAACGTCTCGAGAAGGGAATCGAACATCTTGACGGCGGAAGGCTCCGTCGGCCGGTTAAGGCTGTAATGCATCCATTTGCCGTCGCGACGGGCGGTTACGAGGTTAACTCGTTTTAGATAGGCGAGATGGCGTGAGATCTTTGGGTTGTTGGTGCCGAGGGTTTCTGCGAAAAAGCAAACGCAGACCTCGCCGTCTCGCATCAGGTTAAGCAACCGGAGACGCGTGCGGTCGGCTAGGGCGGCGAAAAACTCTTCTAATTTGAACTTATCAGCAGTGTCCACAAAATAACTATAACATATGACAATTATGGCTTGACATAAATGTCGTGTCGGATTATTGTTTGAATATCAATTATGGATAGACATAAATGATATGTGAAGAAGCCCCCACGCAGTACTAAGGGCTCTGTTGGAAAGAAGCTGGATTGAAATATATATAAGAGAGCCCTTACTTCGTGCGGGCTTCTGCATAACGAGAAAAGGAGAAATAAAATGACCGCAATAAATACACTAAAAGCACATTTGGCATTGAACGTTAAGGATGTTGAGACGAGCATTGAGTTTTACAAGAAGATGCTGGGGATCGAGCCGAGCAAGGTTCGAACGGGCTATGCGAAGTTTGATGTGCAGAAGCCGCCGTTGAATCTGACACTGAATCAGAACGTTTTCAGCGGACACGGGGCTTTGTCGCATTTGGGAATTCAGGTTGCGGCGACCGAAGATGTGATCGCCCTGCGTGAACAATGGAAAGAACGCGGCCTCGAGCCTCGCGAAGAGATGCAGACAACGTGCTGCTATGCCTTGCAGGATAAAGCCTGGGTCAACGACCCAGACGGAAACGAATGGGAAGTTTTCACCGTGCTCGAGGACAATCTCCCCGAGGCAAGAAGCAACGATGCTACGTGCTGCACGCCAACTTTTGTCGGCATCGGCGGAAAAAATGAAGTCCAGACATCTTGCTGCTGATGAATAAGGTGCAAAAGCCCGGGCATGTGCGAGGGCGGATCGCGAAGTATCGGGTTTTACCGCACCGGCAAACCCAGGTAAAAGTTGAATGATGCGCCCTTGCGTCGTTAGGGCCGAGCAACTTAAGAATATGACAGCAAATAATTGCAATCCTATGACGCGGCTCTCATTTTTAGACAGGTTTCTGACGTTGTGGATCTTCGCGGCGATGTTTGCCGGCGTGATGACGGGATATCTTTATCCGGCGGTCGAGGGCGTGATCAATCAATTTAATTGGGGTACCACC
Protein-coding sequences here:
- a CDS encoding sigma-70 family RNA polymerase sigma factor, which codes for MEALKAVTEIDGAELVRRARAGDGAAWEDIVSSFSRRIFNLAYRFTSNIDAAEDLTQDVFIRVYRSLDQYDPKQGDLANWLMRLARNLIIDDYRHRQRNPQNTMADAVDDHQYHLRAAGTSAHKDMERKELASQVQEGIDKLPEDLKTCVILRDIEELTYQEIVDVLRIPEGTVKSRINRGRIELAKILRRMRVVTI
- a CDS encoding metalloregulator ArsR/SmtB family transcription factor; translated protein: MDTADKFKLEEFFAALADRTRLRLLNLMRDGEVCVCFFAETLGTNNPKISRHLAYLKRVNLVTARRDGKWMHYSLNRPTEPSAVKMFDSLLETLQADQEMRADIANLSNVCCTPKFVSIASRSATAVER
- a CDS encoding VOC family protein, which codes for MNTLKAHLALNVKDVETSIEFYKKMLGIEPSKVRTGYAKFDVQKPPLNLTLNQNVFSGHGALSHLGIQVAATEDVIALREQWKERGLEPREEMQTTCCYALQDKAWVNDPDGNEWEVFTVLEDNLPEARSNDATCCTPTFVGIGGKNEVQTSCC